The DNA sequence CGAGCACGGGCAGCAGGACGGCCAGGAGCACGGCCAGCAGGACGGCCACGGGCACGGCCGGCACGACCAGGGCCGGCACCCGGAGGACGCCCAGCCCCAGCCCCAGCCCCAGCCCCAAGAGCCCCACCCCGCCTCGCTCCAGAAGCAGGACCCGCCCGTCCCGCCCACCCACGACAGCCCCTGGTTCGCCGCGCAGAAGCTGCCGGACAACGGCCACGAGAGCGCGTACGACCCGCAGCACGTCGAGGGCCCGGAGCCGGGCCCGGTCCAGATCCCCGCGGGCCCCGGCCGCACCCGGCCGCTCGGTGACGTCGGCACGATCGGCGCGCTCCCGCACCCCCGCCAGGAGGAGCAGGCCCCCGAGCCGCCGGAGGTCCCCGATCCGGAGGAGGCCCCGCAGGTGGAGCAGTGGCCCATGGAGGACACCGACTTCGCCCGGGAGGCGTACGAGGTGTTCAGCGAGTACACCGACGCGCAGGGGCAGTACCCGTCCGTGGAGGTCCTGGACATCCACCTCGCCGACACGCGCAACGTCCGCCACCCGCGCTCGACGGAGCTGCTCCAGCAGCTGATGCCGCAGTTCAGGGACGCCTACGCGCAGCGGCCGACCGCCGAGCAGCCCGCCTGAGGCACCGGCGTACGACAGACGGCGGAGGGCCGCCGCCCGGGAGTGGTTCCCGGGCGGCGGCCCTCCGCCGTTGTCAGGGTGTTACGCGCCCAGCAGCCTGCGCACCCGGTCCGCCCCCACCGCGAGCAGCAGCGTGGGCAGGCGGGGCCCCGTGTCGCGGCTGACGAGCAGCCGGTAGAGCAGCGCGAAGAAGGACCGCTGCGCGGCCTTCAGCTCGGGCGTCGGCCTGGCGTCCGGCTCCAGGCCCGCCAGCACCTTCGGCACCCCGTAGACGAGCGTGGTGAGCCCGTCCAGCGACCAGTGCGAGTCCAGCCCCTCCAGGAGGAGGCGCAGCGACTCCCGGCCCTGGTCGTCGAGCGAGCCGAGCAGCTCCTTGTCGGGCTCGTCCCGGACGATGGTGCGGGCCTCGGCCGGGACCTGGGTGGTGATCCAGTTCTCGGCGCGGTCGAGGCGGGGGCGGGCCTCGTCCAGCGAGGTCAGCGGGTTGTCCGGGTCCAGCTCGCCGAGGATGCGCAGCGTCTGGTCCTCGGCGCCGGCGGTGATGTCGGCGACCGAGGCGAGCGTCCGGTACGGCAGCGGGCGCGGGGTGCTCGGGAGCTCCCCGGCCGCCGTGCGGACGGCACGGGAGTACGCGGCGGCGTCGGCGGGCAGCACCGTGCCGTCGGCGACCTTGCGGCCCAGCGAGTCCCACTCGTCGTACAGCCGCTGGATCTCCTGGTCGAAGGCGATCTTGAACGACTGGTTGGGCTTGCGGCGGGCGTAGAGCCAGCGCAGCAGCGGCGCCTCCATGATCTTCAGCGCGTCGGCCGGGGTGGGCACCCCGCCCTTGCTGGAGGACATCTTGGCCATGCCGGAGATGCCGACGAAGGCGTACATGGGCCCGATGGGCTGGACGCCGTCGAAGACCTCGCGGACGATCTGGCCGCCGACGACGAAGGAGGAGCCGGGCGAGGAGTGGTCGACGCCGCTGGGCTCGAAGATCACGCCCTCGTAGGCCCAGCGCATCGGCCAGTCGACCTTCCACACGAGCTTGCCGCGGTTGAACTCGCTGAGGCGGACCGTCTCGGCGTAGCCGCAGGCCGAGCAGGTGTAGTTCAGCTCGGTCGTGTCGTCGTCGTAGGAGGTGACGACGGTGAGGTCCTTCTCGCAGTTGCCGCAGTAGGGCTTGTACGGGAAGTAGCCGGCGGTGTTGCCGCTGCCGTCGTCCTCGTCGGCGGCGCCGGAGCCCTCGGCGGCCTCCAGCTCGGCCTCGTCGACCTTCTTCTGCTGCTGCGGCTTCTTGCCGCCCTTGTTCTGCGGGCCGCCGGCCGGGTCCTTCTTGGTGCGGTAGCGGTCCAGGACGGCGTCGATGTCGGCGCGGTGCTTCATCGCGTGCAGGATCTGCTCGCGGTAGGTCCCGGCGGTGTACTGCTCCGTCTGGCTGATGCCGTCGTACTCGACGCCCAGCTCGTCCAGGGCCGCCGTCATGGCGGCCTTGAAGTGCTCGGCCCAGTTCGGGTGCGCGGAGCCGGGCGGGGCGGGCACCGAGGTCAGCGGCTTGCCGATGTGTTCGCCCCAGGTCGCCTGGTCGACCCCGGGGATGCCCTCCGGGACCTTGCGGTAGCGGTCGTAGTCGTCCCAGGAGATCAGGTGGCGCACGGTGTGCCCGCGGCGGCGGATCTCGTCGGCGACCAGGTGCGGGGTCATGACCTCGCGGAGGTTGCCGAGGTGGATCGGGCCCGACGGGGACAGGCCGGAGGCGACGACGACCGGTTTGCCAGGCGCACGACGCTCCGATTCGGCGATGACATCGTCCGCGAAGCGGGAGACCCAGTCGGTCTCGGTGCTGGTCTGACTCTCGGCCACGGTCGGCACGTCCTTCTCTCGTCTGTCGTTTCCCGATGGGGTACGGACCATTCTCCCAGCTACACCCAGCAGCGCGAAAACGGCTTTACGCCCCGTGGGATACTGGGGAGATCCCTTGGACACCCAAGAGAGCCCCTCGTACCCCCTACGGAAACGGCAG is a window from the Streptomyces sp. MMBL 11-1 genome containing:
- the lysS gene encoding lysine--tRNA ligase, with the translated sequence MPTVAESQTSTETDWVSRFADDVIAESERRAPGKPVVVASGLSPSGPIHLGNLREVMTPHLVADEIRRRGHTVRHLISWDDYDRYRKVPEGIPGVDQATWGEHIGKPLTSVPAPPGSAHPNWAEHFKAAMTAALDELGVEYDGISQTEQYTAGTYREQILHAMKHRADIDAVLDRYRTKKDPAGGPQNKGGKKPQQQKKVDEAELEAAEGSGAADEDDGSGNTAGYFPYKPYCGNCEKDLTVVTSYDDDTTELNYTCSACGYAETVRLSEFNRGKLVWKVDWPMRWAYEGVIFEPSGVDHSSPGSSFVVGGQIVREVFDGVQPIGPMYAFVGISGMAKMSSSKGGVPTPADALKIMEAPLLRWLYARRKPNQSFKIAFDQEIQRLYDEWDSLGRKVADGTVLPADAAAYSRAVRTAAGELPSTPRPLPYRTLASVADITAGAEDQTLRILGELDPDNPLTSLDEARPRLDRAENWITTQVPAEARTIVRDEPDKELLGSLDDQGRESLRLLLEGLDSHWSLDGLTTLVYGVPKVLAGLEPDARPTPELKAAQRSFFALLYRLLVSRDTGPRLPTLLLAVGADRVRRLLGA